The following coding sequences are from one Candidatus Neomarinimicrobiota bacterium window:
- a CDS encoding bifunctional UDP-3-O-[3-hydroxymyristoyl] N-acetylglucosamine deacetylase/3-hydroxyacyl-ACP dehydratase: MQDRRDNQRSIKKAVSIAGIGLHTGVQTRLTFKPAAENTGIRFLRTDVTNAKPIPADIDHVVDISRGTTLEHNGTRIHTTEHVLAAISGLEIDNILIELDNKEPPVMDGSAIPFVDILLEAGFKEQEAAREYLILDKTITYSDPEKGVDIHALPSNQFRVTFLIDYKLQSLGTQYMSFYSREQDFVEQIAPARTFCFLHEVEELKAQGLIKGGSADTALVMIDRKIEESELERLQKLFNIDEKLIQSDNGILNGKELRSKTEPVRHKILDLIGDLALLGMPIQGHITAARSGHASNVELVRLLKKEYEKQILAKRFQRRPRERQIVFDTEAIMRILPHRYPFLLIDRIIDFTPGEKITAIKNVTMNEPFFQGHFPGKPVMPGVLTLEAMAQAGGALLLNAGDDPENKLVFFSAINNVKFRKLIEPGDQIIFEVELIKFRLRSAKLRGMGFVDGKLVVEADLMASIVER; the protein is encoded by the coding sequence ATGCAGGATAGAAGAGACAATCAGAGAAGTATAAAAAAAGCTGTATCCATCGCCGGGATAGGACTACACACCGGTGTACAGACAAGACTGACATTTAAACCGGCAGCAGAGAATACAGGCATCCGCTTTTTACGGACTGATGTTACCAATGCTAAGCCTATCCCTGCAGATATCGATCATGTTGTGGATATTTCCAGGGGAACCACTCTGGAACATAACGGGACCCGAATTCATACGACAGAACACGTTCTAGCCGCCATCAGTGGGTTGGAAATCGATAACATCCTCATCGAGTTGGACAATAAAGAACCACCGGTTATGGATGGAAGTGCAATTCCTTTTGTGGATATTCTGCTGGAGGCCGGTTTTAAGGAGCAGGAGGCTGCTAGAGAGTATCTGATCCTGGATAAGACCATCACCTATTCAGATCCTGAGAAGGGTGTGGATATTCATGCGTTACCCTCAAATCAATTCCGGGTCACTTTTCTCATCGATTACAAATTGCAGTCCTTGGGTACTCAGTATATGTCGTTTTATTCCCGGGAGCAGGATTTTGTGGAGCAGATCGCACCTGCGCGGACTTTTTGCTTCCTACATGAAGTAGAAGAGCTGAAAGCACAAGGTTTGATCAAAGGCGGCAGTGCTGATACTGCCCTGGTGATGATAGATCGTAAAATCGAAGAATCCGAGTTGGAGCGACTTCAAAAATTATTCAATATTGATGAAAAACTAATTCAAAGTGATAATGGCATCCTGAATGGTAAGGAATTGCGATCCAAAACCGAACCGGTTCGTCATAAAATCCTGGATCTCATCGGTGATCTTGCTTTGCTTGGTATGCCAATTCAGGGTCACATCACCGCAGCTAGAAGTGGGCATGCCAGTAATGTTGAACTCGTTCGCCTTTTAAAGAAGGAATACGAAAAACAAATTCTAGCCAAACGTTTTCAGAGGCGCCCCAGAGAACGTCAGATTGTATTTGATACAGAAGCAATCATGCGGATTCTTCCGCATAGATATCCCTTTTTATTGATCGATCGCATTATCGATTTTACACCAGGTGAGAAGATCACCGCCATCAAGAATGTCACCATGAATGAGCCCTTTTTCCAGGGACATTTTCCAGGTAAACCAGTGATGCCCGGTGTGCTGACCCTGGAAGCCATGGCTCAGGCCGGAGGAGCCCTGTTGCTGAACGCCGGGGATGATCCGGAAAATAAACTGGTCTTTTTTTCTGCGATCAATAATGTAAAATTCCGAAAACTGATCGAACCTGGTGATCAGATCATTTTTGAAGTGGAGTTGATCAAATTCCGTCTACGATCAGCTAAACTCAGAGGCATGGGTTTCGTTGACGGAAAACTGGTTGTTGAAGCTGATCTAATGGCTTCCATCGTGGAAAGATAG
- the lpxA gene encoding acyl-ACP--UDP-N-acetylglucosamine O-acyltransferase yields MAPRIHPTAIISSDNVKIGKNVTIGPYTIIDENVTIGAGSIIKAHVLVGARTTLGKNCRLFNGAVVGEIPQDLKYADEETETILGDNVIVREYCTIHRGTTDRWKTTIGSNVLIMAYSHIGHDCIIGDNVIIANSCNMGGHVEVGDFVIIGGAVPIHQFVKIGKHAFIAGGFRISKDIPPYIRASNIPLTYNGLNSVGLHRRGFPSETINHIKQAYTRIYRSHMNVGQAIKDIEVNMTITPEVRDILTFIDESTRGIIRG; encoded by the coding sequence ATGGCTCCCCGAATTCATCCTACTGCTATTATTAGCTCCGACAATGTTAAAATTGGGAAAAATGTAACGATTGGACCCTATACCATCATTGATGAGAATGTAACGATTGGTGCCGGCAGTATTATTAAAGCCCACGTTCTAGTCGGTGCTCGCACAACACTGGGTAAGAATTGTCGTCTATTCAACGGCGCTGTAGTGGGGGAGATCCCTCAAGATCTTAAATATGCTGATGAAGAAACGGAGACTATTCTGGGCGATAACGTTATCGTGCGTGAATATTGTACTATTCATAGGGGGACAACTGATCGTTGGAAGACCACTATTGGCAGTAATGTTTTAATAATGGCATACTCTCATATTGGTCACGATTGCATCATTGGTGATAATGTGATTATCGCCAACTCCTGTAACATGGGCGGTCATGTAGAAGTTGGTGATTTTGTTATCATCGGCGGTGCCGTACCCATTCATCAGTTTGTTAAAATTGGCAAACATGCCTTTATTGCCGGGGGCTTCCGTATTTCCAAAGATATTCCACCTTATATTCGAGCCTCCAATATCCCCTTGACCTATAATGGACTGAATTCTGTGGGTTTGCATCGACGTGGGTTTCCAAGTGAGACCATTAATCATATCAAGCAGGCTTACACACGCATTTATCGTAGTCATATGAACGTGGGTCAAGCCATAAAGGATATCGAGGTGAACATGACAATCACACCGGAG